A genomic region of Seriola aureovittata isolate HTS-2021-v1 ecotype China chromosome 21, ASM2101889v1, whole genome shotgun sequence contains the following coding sequences:
- the LOC130162235 gene encoding testis-expressed protein 47 isoform X1, which produces MAAPQKVGSLSLKSWENRDSEVEGRDTVTMFDVFHGTMREKIVLQRLIVIARLPHDLTDRTELGAHYEKLNFQLSKQYIWDHMTGLLVIYPSCLLHIIESSREILLSVLKDLQQQTDCSLLEAAKVVFMAHEPRSRMFHQWSYKVLGADQVSGDHEAKGHEEEEESTETLVCSVLSALQSLGEHPEISKKTLPGLVLDETPELIMPQEALDKLLDRDELQSPQQFLQMYDSPLNVSMDFGQVIRSRCLTTV; this is translated from the exons ATGGCTGCTCCACAGAAAGTCGGCAGCTTGTCGTTGAAGTCGTGGGAAAACAGAGACTCGGAGGTGGAGGGAAGAGACACGGTGACCATGTTTGATGTGTTTCACGGGACAATGAGAGAG AAGATCGTGCTACAGCGGCTGATAGTAATCGCCCGGCTCCCCCACGATCTCACTGACAGGACAGAACTGGGAG CTCATTATGAAAAACTCAACTTTCAGTTAAGCAAACAATATATCTGGGATCACATGACAGGCCTGCTGGTAATCTATCCATCCTGCCTGCTGCACATCATTGAA TCATCCAGGGAGATTCTGCTGTCTGTTCTGAAAGACCTgcaacaacagacagactg TTCCCTGCTGGAAGCTGCAAAGGTTGTGTTCATGGCACATGAACCTCGAAGCAGGATGTTCCATCAGTGGAGCTACAAG GTGCTGGGGGCAGACCAGGTGTCTGGCGACCACGAGGCTAAAGGacatgaggaagaagaagagagcacAGAGACTCTGGTCTGCAGTGTCCTGTCAGCACTGCAGAGTCTGGGTGAGCACCCTGAAATATCTAAGAAG ACTCTCCCTGGATTAGTTCTGGATGAGACTCCAGAACTGATCATGCCTCAGGAGGCTCTAGATAAGCTGCTGGATCGAGATGAGCTGCAGAGTCCACAACAGTTCCTGCAGATGTACGACTCCCCCTTAAACGTCAGCATGGACTTTG GACAAGTTATTCGAAGCCGCTGCCTCACTACAGTTTAA
- the LOC130162235 gene encoding testis-expressed protein 47 isoform X2, translated as MAAPQKVGSLSLKSWENRDSEVEGRDTVTMFDVFHGTMREKIVLQRLIVIARLPHDLTDRTELGAHYEKLNFQLSKQYIWDHMTGLLVIYPSCLLHIIESSREILLSVLKDLQQQTDCSLLEAAKVVFMAHEPRSRMFHQWSYKVLGADQVSGDHEAKGHEEEEESTETLVCSVLSALQSLGEHPEISKKTLPGLVLDETPELIMPQEALDKLLDRDELQSPQQFLQMYDSPLNVSMDFGGR; from the exons ATGGCTGCTCCACAGAAAGTCGGCAGCTTGTCGTTGAAGTCGTGGGAAAACAGAGACTCGGAGGTGGAGGGAAGAGACACGGTGACCATGTTTGATGTGTTTCACGGGACAATGAGAGAG AAGATCGTGCTACAGCGGCTGATAGTAATCGCCCGGCTCCCCCACGATCTCACTGACAGGACAGAACTGGGAG CTCATTATGAAAAACTCAACTTTCAGTTAAGCAAACAATATATCTGGGATCACATGACAGGCCTGCTGGTAATCTATCCATCCTGCCTGCTGCACATCATTGAA TCATCCAGGGAGATTCTGCTGTCTGTTCTGAAAGACCTgcaacaacagacagactg TTCCCTGCTGGAAGCTGCAAAGGTTGTGTTCATGGCACATGAACCTCGAAGCAGGATGTTCCATCAGTGGAGCTACAAG GTGCTGGGGGCAGACCAGGTGTCTGGCGACCACGAGGCTAAAGGacatgaggaagaagaagagagcacAGAGACTCTGGTCTGCAGTGTCCTGTCAGCACTGCAGAGTCTGGGTGAGCACCCTGAAATATCTAAGAAG ACTCTCCCTGGATTAGTTCTGGATGAGACTCCAGAACTGATCATGCCTCAGGAGGCTCTAGATAAGCTGCTGGATCGAGATGAGCTGCAGAGTCCACAACAGTTCCTGCAGATGTACGACTCCCCCTTAAACGTCAGCATGGACTTTG GTGGAAGGTGA